In Flavobacterium endoglycinae, one DNA window encodes the following:
- a CDS encoding thymidylate synthase, whose product MNKYHQILNKIITKGKHQDNKKGKITDLKNQVLELKPIDLLELFEGHAVAKKKLKDELSLFMAGERSTEKYREIGVSWWDYCGPILVNSYPTYLEKLPKLIDKINQEKRPSKNYVLYLGANDTESNQQPCLSLIQFQKENDKLILSAYQRSSDANLGLPSDIYHLYLISKKIDLKLKSITLFLANVHIYENNLDLTKQLLAGESVKFNLNVG is encoded by the coding sequence ATGAACAAATATCACCAGATACTAAATAAAATTATCACCAAAGGAAAACACCAGGATAACAAAAAAGGAAAAATAACCGACCTGAAAAACCAGGTTTTAGAATTAAAGCCGATTGATCTGCTGGAACTCTTCGAAGGCCACGCGGTTGCAAAGAAAAAATTAAAAGATGAATTATCGCTTTTCATGGCCGGTGAAAGATCAACGGAAAAGTACCGCGAGATCGGTGTAAGCTGGTGGGACTACTGCGGACCCATACTGGTTAACAGCTACCCGACGTATCTTGAAAAACTGCCGAAACTAATTGATAAGATCAACCAGGAGAAACGGCCGTCAAAGAATTATGTATTGTATTTAGGCGCAAATGATACTGAAAGCAACCAGCAGCCGTGTTTAAGTCTCATACAATTCCAGAAAGAAAACGACAAACTGATTTTAAGCGCATATCAGCGCAGTTCTGACGCTAATCTAGGTTTGCCTTCAGATATCTATCATTTGTATCTTATAAGCAAGAAAATCGACCTCAAATTAAAAAGCATCACTCTTTTTCTGGCGAATGTTCATATTTATGAGAACAATTTAGACCTCACAAAGCAGCTGCTTGCAGGTGAATCAGTAAAATTTAACTTAAACGTGGGGTAA
- a CDS encoding nucleotidyltransferase encodes MARTTAEIKQEITASFMNNGVLSLLYGFQIGAAFEETFSNTALESILFDIIAFCVFTLETLFDKHKAEIDDKLTNQKSGRPSWYRYMALQFQYGFSLVPDKDYFDNGAATEEQIEASKIVKYAAVTQPPGRLVIKIAGEINNALAPIPAEALVSFLEYVEEFKWGGVDVDVINFLPDRLYLVIQIECDPLVLDANGMSILNGNYPVNDAIQQYMKELPFDGQLALAHLTDKLQKVPGVKIPTILSAQSSWIDADAGGYGPPQPINIKTIPVSGYFEVQGFDNITYV; translated from the coding sequence ATGGCAAGAACAACTGCAGAAATAAAACAAGAAATTACAGCCTCATTTATGAATAATGGGGTTTTAAGTCTGTTATACGGTTTTCAGATCGGCGCAGCCTTCGAAGAAACCTTTTCGAATACCGCTCTTGAAAGTATATTATTTGATATCATCGCTTTTTGTGTTTTTACACTTGAAACACTTTTTGATAAACATAAAGCGGAAATTGACGATAAACTAACCAATCAGAAATCAGGAAGGCCAAGCTGGTACAGATACATGGCACTGCAGTTTCAATATGGGTTTTCCCTGGTACCGGATAAAGATTATTTCGATAATGGAGCTGCCACAGAAGAACAGATCGAAGCTTCGAAGATTGTAAAATACGCTGCTGTTACCCAGCCTCCGGGAAGGCTTGTTATCAAAATCGCCGGGGAGATTAATAACGCCCTTGCTCCAATACCTGCAGAAGCTCTGGTTTCATTTCTGGAATATGTTGAAGAATTCAAATGGGGCGGTGTCGATGTTGATGTAATCAACTTTCTTCCCGACCGTCTGTATCTGGTTATTCAGATTGAATGTGACCCGCTGGTATTGGACGCAAACGGTATGAGTATATTAAACGGTAACTATCCTGTTAACGATGCAATCCAGCAGTATATGAAAGAACTTCCATTCGATGGACAATTGGCACTAGCGCACCTGACCGATAAACTGCAGAAGGTTCCCGGTGTAAAAATTCCGACAATCTTAAGTGCCCAGAGTTCTTGGATTGATGCAGATGCGGGAGGTTATGGACCCCCGCAGCCAATTAATATTAAAACTATTCCGGTGAGCGGGTATTTTGAAGTTCAGGGATTTGACAACATTACTTATGTATAG
- a CDS encoding M15 family metallopeptidase domain-containing protein — protein MSLKDKQVTFLKNFALLIIWANENGYEVTAGELFRTDEQHAINIKKGLTKAVRSKHQDRLAGDLNLFIKGVYQTSREPYKPLAVKWKSLHPDNVAGYDWGWDANHFEMK, from the coding sequence ATGAGTTTAAAAGATAAACAAGTTACGTTCCTAAAGAATTTCGCATTACTAATAATCTGGGCTAATGAAAACGGCTATGAGGTAACTGCAGGTGAACTGTTCAGAACAGATGAACAGCACGCAATCAATATCAAAAAAGGATTGACAAAGGCCGTAAGAAGCAAGCATCAGGACAGGCTTGCAGGTGATTTGAACCTCTTTATAAAAGGAGTTTACCAAACTTCCAGAGAGCCTTATAAGCCTTTGGCTGTTAAGTGGAAATCTCTGCACCCGGATAACGTAGCGGGTTATGACTGGGGATGGGACGCCAACCACTTTGAAATGAAATAA
- a CDS encoding DUF6046 domain-containing protein codes for MTGNLGDRFKIAFGFVAAKMSTPLKAKGFEAEVEQPQNSQILLWNDKTKFDEVKLYRDKIEFDFAFRQVAEEYNTVFATPPMLSFSRQKKLIVTSIDNVDDIERVERYNTSPYEIDWKGLLIDMDNHTFPADKLKQLNEIFKFNGIWNVSSEIFDALEITAVYISEVQIEFVEGYEDTIAYSFKMKAIKDLEYQLLTQK; via the coding sequence ATGACAGGAAATTTAGGAGATCGATTCAAGATAGCATTTGGTTTTGTTGCAGCTAAGATGAGCACGCCGCTGAAAGCGAAAGGCTTTGAAGCCGAGGTAGAACAGCCCCAGAACTCGCAGATTCTTCTTTGGAACGATAAAACAAAGTTTGACGAAGTAAAACTTTACCGGGACAAGATAGAATTTGATTTCGCATTCCGGCAGGTTGCCGAAGAATACAACACTGTTTTTGCAACACCGCCGATGCTAAGTTTCAGCAGGCAGAAAAAACTTATTGTTACCAGTATTGATAATGTAGATGATATCGAAAGGGTTGAGCGTTACAATACCTCTCCTTATGAAATAGACTGGAAAGGTCTTCTAATCGATATGGACAACCATACGTTTCCTGCAGACAAACTTAAACAGTTAAATGAGATATTCAAGTTTAATGGAATCTGGAATGTCTCGAGTGAAATTTTTGACGCATTAGAAATTACTGCAGTATACATTTCAGAAGTACAGATCGAATTTGTAGAAGGTTATGAAGATACAATTGCCTACAGCTTTAAAATGAAAGCGATCAAAGATTTAGAATACCAATTATTAACCCAAAAATAA
- a CDS encoding DUF2586 family protein, translating to MSLRGVSISEGNIGVNQTGDTRQFGLIGNGAAIAGKLALDTAYALRRIEDAEALGITAAYDLENNMHVHRHISEFYRMNGPGRILNILLVADTVALKNMITPAKSLIVSAEGMISDLGFFVNSDAVITLINGLPTTLNEAIPELQNLAVWAAQNDMPLHTIVEGYGITDTLSNLADLRDFEILVDEDPVKISATKVSMVIAQDWNHAEAFTGNAKKFADVGTFLGVIASHAWNRNPGEVATKNIQNVPLGSWLIGGLSNHKKHKDVFESLETLNDKGYIIPIKYQGVAGYWFNDGPTMAPIVIDAQGNMNQHTIYFSHTIDQCVRALRLIYLPEIKKPVPLEGGLLPADMVEYYNAIGDDMFKRMAAAGLISEGKTNVDPNSDLIGIKELDVQFTVVPTGTINELVGTINLKTSI from the coding sequence ATGAGTTTAAGAGGTGTATCAATCAGTGAAGGTAACATCGGAGTAAATCAAACCGGCGATACCCGCCAGTTTGGTCTTATAGGAAACGGTGCTGCAATAGCTGGAAAATTAGCACTCGATACGGCGTACGCGCTTCGCCGTATTGAAGATGCAGAAGCGCTTGGAATAACAGCGGCTTATGATCTTGAGAACAACATGCATGTGCATCGTCATATCTCTGAATTCTATCGAATGAATGGACCAGGCAGGATTTTAAATATACTGCTTGTTGCTGACACGGTAGCACTTAAAAACATGATAACACCCGCTAAATCACTTATCGTAAGTGCTGAGGGAATGATCTCAGATTTAGGCTTTTTCGTCAATTCAGATGCGGTCATTACACTAATTAACGGGCTTCCAACAACGCTTAATGAAGCAATCCCGGAACTGCAGAACTTGGCAGTTTGGGCAGCGCAGAACGACATGCCGCTTCATACCATTGTAGAAGGCTACGGAATTACAGATACATTAAGCAATCTTGCTGATCTGCGTGATTTTGAAATTTTAGTTGATGAAGACCCCGTTAAAATATCTGCAACAAAAGTAAGTATGGTTATAGCCCAGGACTGGAACCACGCAGAAGCCTTTACTGGAAACGCTAAGAAGTTTGCTGATGTTGGCACCTTTTTAGGGGTGATTGCTTCCCACGCATGGAACAGGAACCCAGGTGAAGTAGCGACCAAAAATATTCAGAATGTCCCTTTAGGCTCTTGGCTGATCGGCGGGCTTTCCAATCATAAAAAACACAAAGATGTATTCGAGTCTTTGGAAACACTAAACGACAAAGGGTATATCATTCCAATTAAATACCAGGGCGTTGCAGGATATTGGTTTAATGACGGACCTACTATGGCACCAATCGTTATTGATGCTCAGGGTAACATGAATCAGCATACGATTTATTTCTCTCATACCATTGACCAGTGCGTAAGGGCACTTCGTCTGATCTATCTGCCGGAAATCAAAAAACCGGTTCCACTCGAAGGCGGCCTGCTTCCGGCAGACATGGTAGAATACTACAATGCTATCGGTGATGATATGTTTAAAAGAATGGCAGCTGCCGGACTTATCAGTGAAGGAAAAACCAATGTAGACCCTAACAGTGATCTAATCGGAATTAAAGAATTAGACGTACAGTTTACAGTAGTCCCAACGGGAACCATTAACGAACTTGTAGGAACCATTAATCTTAAAACCAGTATCTAA
- a CDS encoding Clp protease ClpP: MQFQFINKQVEVRAHGDINPFDISNSDFTRAVAMAEDKKCNLFIDLHSFGGSVIEGNLIYNTLSNTKVKKLVDITGIAASMATVIMLPADRRRMNDDSFIMLHRPVSYVEGDEDVMLETAKILTSMRGTMAKRYAEISGKTIDEVNALWLNGKDNWMDAAEAKESGLIDEIIVTGRAPISKAEVLANTKNVFEKFTARLAVSEPNTLKETSMKKDLIASLKLEGVTEASSDVEIIEAIKKQRTEQDATIKELQEKAEADKEKNIDDLLEEYVTAEAIKKDQTAAYKEVGKALGIDKMKAMLPVLKKPAQQAVPLAALVKTAPAAGAAAAVNVSADGELPISSETWDALAKKSGELESVKKNRPEVFQALYKAKYGVEPKL, translated from the coding sequence ATGCAATTTCAATTCATTAACAAACAAGTCGAAGTACGGGCGCACGGTGATATAAACCCCTTTGATATTTCGAATTCAGACTTCACTAGAGCCGTTGCAATGGCAGAGGATAAAAAGTGTAACCTTTTTATTGATCTCCACAGTTTTGGAGGTTCGGTAATAGAAGGAAACCTTATCTACAATACCCTGTCAAATACCAAAGTCAAAAAGCTGGTCGATATTACCGGAATCGCCGCAAGTATGGCAACGGTTATCATGCTTCCTGCCGACAGACGTCGAATGAATGATGACAGCTTTATTATGCTGCATCGACCAGTTTCATACGTCGAAGGCGATGAAGATGTAATGCTGGAAACAGCTAAAATATTAACCTCAATGAGAGGCACCATGGCTAAACGCTATGCTGAAATTTCAGGAAAAACCATTGACGAAGTAAATGCACTCTGGCTTAATGGTAAAGACAACTGGATGGATGCGGCCGAGGCTAAGGAATCTGGGCTTATCGATGAAATCATTGTAACGGGCAGAGCACCAATCTCCAAAGCAGAAGTATTAGCCAACACTAAGAATGTATTTGAAAAATTTACTGCACGTCTTGCAGTCTCGGAACCTAACACTTTAAAAGAAACAAGTATGAAAAAAGACCTAATCGCATCTTTAAAATTAGAAGGTGTAACGGAGGCTTCAAGTGATGTAGAGATCATTGAAGCAATTAAAAAACAAAGAACGGAGCAGGATGCTACAATCAAAGAACTGCAGGAAAAAGCGGAGGCAGACAAAGAAAAAAATATCGATGACCTGCTGGAAGAATATGTAACTGCCGAGGCAATCAAAAAAGATCAGACTGCAGCTTACAAAGAAGTTGGTAAGGCATTGGGAATTGACAAAATGAAAGCAATGCTGCCGGTACTTAAAAAACCTGCACAGCAGGCTGTTCCATTGGCAGCTCTTGTCAAAACTGCGCCTGCAGCTGGTGCTGCTGCAGCAGTAAATGTTTCTGCAGACGGTGAGTTACCAATTTCATCCGAAACATGGGACGCACTAGCAAAAAAATCAGGGGAACTCGAATCAGTAAAGAAAAACAGACCTGAAGTATTCCAAGCACTTTACAAGGCTAAATACGGAGTAGAACCAAAACTTTAA
- a CDS encoding terminase gpP N-terminus-related DNA-binding protein, with protein MKKIEALEKSAEVNIAEMLYIEKNFTIKAIAEKLGKHPKTIAAWRDKYNWDEAKELLQGSPLELNKLLLKEAINISKGGKATFDSVALGRVMKAFDYMAKKTNPTVVMEVLMELDNFHSAIDPKEAHKQTEIHRQFLLHKIQLQG; from the coding sequence ATGAAAAAGATAGAAGCACTAGAAAAAAGCGCCGAAGTTAACATTGCGGAAATGCTTTACATCGAGAAAAATTTCACGATAAAAGCTATTGCGGAAAAACTCGGTAAACACCCTAAAACAATCGCTGCCTGGCGTGATAAATACAATTGGGATGAAGCAAAAGAATTACTGCAGGGAAGTCCTTTGGAACTGAACAAACTGCTGCTGAAAGAAGCAATCAATATCAGCAAGGGAGGCAAAGCAACCTTTGATTCGGTTGCACTCGGCAGAGTGATGAAAGCCTTTGACTACATGGCCAAAAAGACCAACCCTACCGTGGTTATGGAGGTACTTATGGAACTGGACAACTTTCATTCAGCAATTGACCCTAAAGAGGCACACAAACAAACGGAAATCCACAGGCAGTTTTTGCTGCATAAAATTCAATTACAAGGATAA
- a CDS encoding phage protein Gp36 family protein produces the protein MRYILEEDYEMQIKQEIVRLLTAQDFYNSPKLVRAEKTAADQLRQYVGKRYDLQAFYDLPERDEFIVTLLIDVALYHLYSQTGLKDIPKHRDDRYQDALDWMRGVGKGEIPADLPEITDDTGETYSEVKIWSARPPQDHKY, from the coding sequence ATGAGATATATACTAGAAGAAGATTACGAAATGCAGATCAAACAGGAAATTGTGCGCCTTTTGACTGCTCAGGATTTTTACAATTCTCCAAAACTCGTCAGAGCTGAGAAAACTGCTGCAGACCAGCTGCGCCAATATGTAGGTAAACGTTATGACCTGCAGGCCTTTTACGATCTGCCGGAACGTGACGAATTCATTGTAACACTGCTTATTGATGTGGCTTTATACCATCTGTATTCACAGACCGGCCTTAAAGATATTCCCAAACACAGGGATGACCGCTATCAGGACGCACTGGATTGGATGCGCGGTGTAGGTAAAGGCGAAATTCCTGCTGATCTGCCGGAGATAACAGACGATACCGGCGAAACCTATTCAGAGGTGAAAATATGGAGCGCAAGACCTCCGCAAGATCATAAGTATTAA
- a CDS encoding phage portal protein family protein: protein MTIKRKKYTSSRAFQAKTSTAKQSDEAIIKTIVAEFKDMTRKDIQKWRKAITAAENPTEPRWAAMQDLIDEMIMDGHVESVLTIRYAATLNHRFYVKDSTTGKPLEEQTKLLKKQWFYQFLEACCDALVHKYNVVQIISAEEKLKVVPVPYRNISITQQRMYLEAFGTKYVDYMEVPGIIEINHRSRLGIINSVIPNIIWKRNAMQAWAEFSEKFGMPLITATTANRNDIKRIEMMLKALGEAAQAVMPHGTDVQIHDLANAGNPVNTYEKQIRLHDEQISKPIVGSATMTDTAGNRSQTEVHERTLDDKIATNDKRFFGFIINDQLFPVLQQMGLPFDNTKMEFVFDDTETMTMSEHWKMVFEAISEFDIDTEWIATTFNMPITGVKTTTPEPAAVDDKKKTPKAKAKGLFENFQ from the coding sequence ATGACTATAAAAAGAAAGAAATATACTTCATCACGCGCATTTCAGGCAAAGACTTCTACAGCAAAACAAAGTGATGAAGCAATCATAAAGACGATAGTGGCCGAGTTTAAAGACATGACCCGAAAAGATATACAGAAGTGGCGAAAGGCAATTACTGCGGCTGAAAACCCAACAGAACCGCGCTGGGCTGCAATGCAGGATTTAATCGACGAAATGATTATGGACGGACATGTTGAAAGTGTTTTAACTATTCGTTATGCTGCAACGCTGAATCATCGTTTTTATGTCAAAGATTCAACCACCGGAAAGCCATTAGAAGAACAGACTAAACTCCTAAAAAAACAATGGTTTTATCAATTTTTAGAAGCTTGCTGCGACGCCCTGGTACATAAGTACAATGTCGTGCAGATCATTTCTGCAGAGGAAAAATTAAAAGTTGTTCCGGTGCCTTATCGCAATATTTCAATCACACAGCAGCGTATGTATCTGGAAGCTTTTGGGACTAAGTACGTTGATTACATGGAGGTGCCCGGAATTATTGAAATAAACCACCGGTCAAGGCTTGGTATTATAAACAGCGTAATTCCCAACATTATCTGGAAACGTAACGCAATGCAGGCATGGGCAGAATTTTCAGAAAAGTTTGGAATGCCTTTGATTACAGCTACCACAGCAAACCGAAATGATATCAAACGTATCGAAATGATGCTTAAGGCTCTCGGTGAAGCTGCACAGGCCGTAATGCCTCACGGAACCGATGTACAAATACATGATCTGGCCAATGCAGGAAACCCTGTAAACACTTACGAAAAGCAGATCAGACTGCATGACGAGCAGATCAGTAAGCCTATTGTTGGAAGCGCAACTATGACCGACACTGCGGGGAACCGAAGCCAGACTGAAGTTCATGAAAGAACGCTCGACGATAAAATTGCCACTAATGACAAGCGTTTTTTTGGTTTTATTATCAACGATCAGCTTTTCCCTGTACTGCAGCAGATGGGACTGCCATTTGATAATACTAAAATGGAATTTGTTTTCGATGATACTGAAACAATGACAATGTCTGAGCATTGGAAAATGGTTTTTGAGGCGATCAGCGAATTTGATATCGATACCGAGTGGATAGCAACGACTTTTAACATGCCGATAACAGGTGTTAAAACCACAACACCGGAGCCTGCTGCAGTAGATGATAAAAAGAAGACACCAAAGGCAAAAGCAAAAGGGCTCTTTGAAAATTTTCAGTAA
- a CDS encoding phage head morphogenesis protein has product MYDAGCPKCAGRSFTADADNEPSEAYKKAVEEAVNRVLKDAYNKDYNAELASITAQELARITAKEYSSVNVDWNAPDTEMLQRLTRDVWQFSSAKNYQELSDLTSLLKDDNGELRSFSDFKNEASKVTERYNENWMQTEYNTAVASSQNAARWTEFQNDKSVIPNLEYQTVGDGAVRAEHQVLDGIVKHIDDVFWASHYPPNGWGCRCEAVQTLETSTTPANKTPSIVIPKMFRTNLAADGLVFPKGHPYYVEIPQHVLIKTLKLIPAEDAFRVDYYKDKPVLTHINHHAHELHNNNVIARTLIDKYKSISKVELLPDISSKEMELKKKFYPKRWFEQLDAKNADALIQIKGKDTIVEFKYLTGNGKHIKRHLENAAEKSEYAVIMLTEESTLKKEWIERKLDAWFLNTDKTHFKGVLILDADGRELYKKSSLL; this is encoded by the coding sequence TTGTACGATGCCGGTTGTCCGAAATGTGCCGGCAGATCATTTACTGCAGACGCAGATAACGAGCCGTCAGAAGCCTATAAAAAAGCAGTTGAGGAAGCTGTAAACCGTGTTTTAAAAGACGCATATAACAAAGATTACAATGCAGAGCTTGCAAGTATAACCGCTCAGGAACTGGCACGAATAACAGCCAAAGAATACAGCAGTGTCAATGTTGACTGGAATGCACCGGACACAGAAATGCTGCAGCGCTTAACGCGTGATGTATGGCAGTTTTCAAGTGCAAAAAACTATCAGGAATTAAGTGATCTAACCTCGCTTTTAAAAGATGATAACGGAGAACTGCGCTCTTTTTCTGATTTTAAAAACGAAGCTTCAAAGGTAACGGAACGTTATAACGAGAATTGGATGCAGACCGAGTATAATACTGCAGTGGCAAGCAGTCAGAACGCTGCAAGATGGACAGAGTTTCAAAATGATAAGAGTGTAATTCCTAATCTTGAATATCAGACCGTCGGCGATGGTGCAGTAAGGGCAGAACATCAGGTATTGGACGGTATTGTTAAACATATAGATGACGTGTTCTGGGCTTCACATTATCCGCCTAACGGCTGGGGATGCAGATGTGAAGCAGTACAGACTTTAGAGACCAGTACAACGCCGGCCAATAAGACCCCAAGTATCGTAATACCAAAGATGTTCAGGACAAATTTAGCTGCAGACGGTCTGGTATTTCCAAAGGGGCATCCTTATTACGTTGAAATTCCGCAGCATGTTTTAATTAAAACCTTAAAACTGATTCCTGCAGAAGATGCCTTCCGGGTTGATTATTACAAAGACAAACCGGTACTAACTCACATCAACCACCATGCACACGAACTGCATAACAATAATGTCATTGCCAGGACATTGATTGATAAGTATAAATCAATCAGCAAAGTCGAGTTACTTCCCGATATCAGCAGTAAGGAAATGGAACTTAAAAAGAAGTTTTATCCTAAGCGATGGTTTGAACAGCTTGACGCTAAAAATGCCGATGCGCTGATTCAGATAAAAGGAAAAGACACTATCGTCGAATTCAAGTATTTGACCGGGAACGGGAAACATATTAAACGCCATTTGGAAAATGCTGCAGAAAAAAGCGAGTACGCTGTCATAATGCTGACAGAGGAAAGTACACTCAAAAAAGAATGGATTGAGCGCAAACTTGATGCATGGTTTTTAAATACTGATAAAACGCATTTTAAAGGGGTTTTAATTCTGGATGCCGATGGCAGAGAATTGTATAAAAAAAGCAGCCTATTGTAA
- a CDS encoding phage tail tape measure protein, with protein sequence MSATARMELHISLREKLSMGLNSAKNKVNKAVNQMQGKLNSLRSSGAKMLSAFGAEIPQLGEALALLTNPIALVVAGVGAVAAAIGYATKQANAWWESMAQINVTAELSRDRLKKLSDKLLEIGSRNVAPLEEIPKAFNRIISAGLTVKQSMEALEPTLRAAKAGFTDIETVASAAISVMSSSGEKVNKVYDILFATVKSGNAEFKDIANYLPKIIPLAKNVGFALDETAGAYAALTTKLSAEQSSTALEGILRSLSNTKVVGQFKKIGIDVFDVKTGKVKPILEIMKQLDKQMAGLTDNQRMKKMASLGLDQSSAVGFGTLIQDIKGLESAVDASKNSQGALSKAYQDSLTPMESWKIVWNQIQVLIVKFGELFLPIMTNAGNKVLDMMNYFKKLWNESVILRDYISYLGTVLEWLFLIATSGMRALWNGLKMVIGGFISFYSAVWNGIKAITGFKGSFTDLYLKVKPILIWMKELLGQIASIMFDVFTFDFASAMDKIKNFKFPNLKEITAKVMLDAKNPSDTDLVDDPDGEPDGGMPPVTPSSPVDDANTISGGGQAKNLTINIGSLVENLSTRSQEFNQMNPQQLEKAMTELLMRVLRSGELAF encoded by the coding sequence ATGAGTGCAACAGCAAGAATGGAACTGCATATATCCCTGAGAGAAAAACTCTCGATGGGATTAAACAGTGCAAAAAACAAGGTTAACAAGGCTGTTAACCAGATGCAGGGGAAACTTAATTCCCTGCGGTCAAGCGGTGCAAAAATGCTTAGTGCTTTCGGAGCTGAAATACCACAGCTGGGAGAAGCATTAGCATTATTAACAAATCCGATTGCTTTGGTTGTAGCCGGAGTTGGTGCGGTTGCCGCTGCCATAGGCTACGCCACGAAACAAGCTAATGCCTGGTGGGAAAGTATGGCGCAGATTAACGTCACGGCTGAACTCTCCCGCGACAGACTCAAAAAGCTGTCCGATAAGCTGCTCGAGATCGGCAGCCGGAATGTTGCGCCGCTCGAAGAAATACCCAAGGCCTTTAACAGAATTATTTCTGCAGGTCTCACAGTTAAACAGTCAATGGAAGCCTTAGAGCCTACACTTAGAGCAGCAAAAGCAGGATTTACAGACATTGAAACAGTTGCCAGCGCGGCAATTTCTGTGATGTCATCGAGCGGGGAAAAGGTCAACAAGGTATATGATATCTTGTTTGCCACTGTAAAATCAGGTAACGCTGAGTTTAAAGACATTGCCAATTATCTGCCTAAGATCATTCCCCTGGCAAAGAATGTCGGGTTTGCTCTGGATGAAACTGCAGGCGCTTATGCAGCGCTTACGACCAAGCTTTCTGCAGAACAGTCGTCAACAGCGCTCGAAGGGATTTTACGATCACTGTCAAATACTAAAGTAGTGGGGCAGTTCAAGAAAATAGGTATTGACGTTTTTGATGTAAAGACTGGAAAGGTTAAACCTATTTTAGAAATTATGAAACAGCTTGATAAACAAATGGCTGGTCTTACAGACAATCAGAGAATGAAGAAAATGGCTTCTTTAGGACTTGACCAAAGCTCTGCAGTAGGTTTTGGAACGCTTATTCAGGATATTAAAGGACTTGAAAGTGCTGTAGATGCTTCCAAAAACAGTCAAGGCGCTTTAAGCAAAGCCTATCAGGATTCTTTAACACCAATGGAGTCCTGGAAAATAGTCTGGAACCAGATTCAGGTTCTTATTGTAAAATTTGGCGAGTTATTTCTGCCGATTATGACTAACGCTGGGAATAAAGTTTTAGATATGATGAACTATTTTAAGAAGTTATGGAATGAATCTGTAATTTTAAGGGACTATATATCATATCTGGGAACCGTATTAGAATGGCTGTTTCTGATAGCAACCTCAGGAATGAGAGCCTTGTGGAACGGATTAAAAATGGTAATTGGAGGCTTTATAAGTTTTTATTCAGCGGTGTGGAACGGTATTAAAGCTATCACGGGTTTCAAAGGTTCTTTTACTGACTTGTACTTAAAAGTCAAACCAATACTAATATGGATGAAAGAACTGCTGGGACAGATTGCCAGTATTATGTTTGATGTTTTCACTTTTGATTTTGCATCCGCCATGGATAAGATTAAAAACTTCAAATTTCCAAATTTGAAAGAAATCACCGCAAAGGTAATGCTTGATGCAAAAAATCCGTCAGATACTGATCTGGTTGATGACCCTGACGGGGAACCAGATGGAGGAATGCCCCCTGTAACACCTTCGAGTCCGGTCGATGATGCCAACACCATTTCAGGCGGAGGACAGGCCAAAAACCTAACAATTAACATTGGCAGTCTGGTTGAAAACTTATCAACTCGATCACAGGAATTTAACCAAATGAACCCGCAGCAGCTTGAAAAAGCAATGACAGAATTATTAATGCGTGTGCTTCGAAGCGGTGAGCTTGCATTTTAA
- a CDS encoding phage virion morphogenesis protein, which yields MNDFVKMVDNLIKARKSLPNKVAVLAVRFSKERFRDQAWYDSNKEAWKARKRRREGGKRKSQTLLVNSGRLKRSIRKIEANMNSVRIGTDVPYAEIQNNGGKITASANVRSYTKKAHSRKAHSRSRKGRIESVSAHTVSSHSVKAYRRKMNTVIPARQFIGNSAKLASDIEKLVKEEMEKAMNTT from the coding sequence ATGAACGACTTTGTAAAAATGGTTGACAACCTTATAAAAGCCCGAAAATCTCTGCCAAACAAAGTTGCTGTACTGGCAGTCAGGTTCAGTAAAGAACGCTTTAGAGATCAGGCTTGGTATGACAGTAATAAAGAGGCGTGGAAGGCACGTAAGCGCAGGCGTGAAGGCGGCAAACGTAAGAGCCAGACGCTTTTGGTAAACTCCGGAAGATTAAAGCGGAGCATCCGTAAGATTGAGGCAAACATGAACTCGGTGAGGATTGGAACCGATGTGCCTTATGCCGAAATACAGAACAACGGCGGTAAAATTACCGCCTCTGCCAATGTCAGATCATACACCAAAAAAGCGCACAGCAGAAAAGCGCACAGCAGATCACGAAAAGGGCGTATAGAATCAGTTTCTGCTCACACAGTATCATCACACAGTGTTAAAGCATACCGCAGAAAAATGAATACTGTTATACCAGCGCGCCAATTTATAGGCAATAGTGCCAAACTGGCTTCTGACATAGAAAAACTCGTAAAAGAAGAAATGGAAAAAGCCATGAATACAACTTAA